A single Choristoneura fumiferana chromosome 9, NRCan_CFum_1, whole genome shotgun sequence DNA region contains:
- the LOC141431175 gene encoding uncharacterized protein, giving the protein MPIGNVNKEPAVKRETFRPPWVKDKDAAAPPPWMQKKLKPVESTTKPEAEEPAPTSAAPAAKALKPALRKQTTIKEKSDKLEKPENGVSETVEEKLVKPSAAKSADKATRPADEKPRFTKSALKSSVDKTPKTKTNDDEKVPEKPTLRSVRTIDGDKTKEKSVTIVDKRPTEKARTLKTSNSESNDKTSNDKSTTNSTSKEAETKPKPVVKKTEIPKVEENSEETTKMATKPPIEKPPTKLPPRKPSLQKQPSKDEPVKKWRDPLHERVKENIDKTLSEVPKGHTLTKNESLRSLLKPAPPPMPPPLPPKMPPPPEFKKAPLDPEKLKKIENLRSRPRKRPDWSDMMKEVEEGKKLKHVVCNDRSSPIITKSSVVKNKDQFIFESEKPNSHNALLKEINSGIKLKKVKTNDRSKPNLEGLRKFRRQMTIEEQVQKSMSQANLAASPSGVSVAEVPGAEEEEIDEMDDIDKVRDDLQSTKQLLAIELRNKEAQERENKRLLTRITNLEAELARERAIIRQEQHKTVISVTDAYDERLVNSLKSEVDRAKDTADNLEKQYLQAAEDRDTALTELEEVKRRNAELEKKLEQALAGIMPTNIGSRRSSHAIKQLSITKDDSFEEEEESEAEEEESEEKKQKRMEKEIRNMRNKIRHLKEKQDLMKRERMAFKMSLKNQQAALKDEKKKYKELKREVDKMAAMMKEVGSDEDEDEEESEEEEEEEKSETEEETETETEQDTESETESESEPEDAPLPKKKENLMTRVKRHETRVNALKKGNALLMANVDRMQDDVLKQREESVQLKKELDSLIDDLE; this is encoded by the exons ATGCCAATCGGTAACGTGAACAAGGAGCCGGCAGTGAAGCGGGAAACCTTCAGGCCTCCGTGGGTGAAGGATAAAGATGCGGCCGCACCTCCGCCGTGGATGCAGAAGAAGCTTAAGCCAGTGGAAAGCACAACAAAGCCAGAAGCAGAGGAACCAGCACCAACATCTGCGGCGCCCGCAGCCAAAGCTTTAAAGC ccgcGTTAAGAAAGCAgacaacaataaaagaaaaatcggACAAACTAGAAAAACCTGAAAATGGTGTGTCTGAAACAGTGGAAGAAAAACTTGTGAAACCATCAGCAGCAAAGTCTGCTGACAAAGCAACGAGACCAGCCGATGAAAAACCGAGGTTTACAAAATCAGCATTAAAATCATCTGTAGATAAGACacctaaaacaaaaacaaacgatGACGAAAAAGTTCCAGAGAAACCTACGTTAAGAAGTGTCAGAACTATTGATGGTGATAAAACCAAAGAAAAGTCTGTTACTATCGTAGACAAAAGACCTACAGAGAAAGCTCGTACTTTGAAAACTAGTAATAGTGAGTCAAATGATAAAACATCAAATGATAAGAGTACTACAAACTCGACTAGCAAAGAAGCAGAAACCAAACCCAAACCAGttgttaaaaaaactgaaataccGAAAGTAGAAGAAAATTCGGAGGAGACCACAAAAATGGCTACGAAACCACCGATAGAAAAACCACCAACGAAA CTCCCACCGCGGAAGCCATCTCTTCAAAAGCAGCCATCAAAAGATGAACCAGTTAAGAAATGGAGGGACCCTCTTCATGAGCGTGTCAAAGAGAACATTGATAAGACCCTGAGTGAAGTACCTAAAGGACATACACTCACCAAGAATGAAAGTTTGAGGA GCCTATTAAAGCCGGCACCACCACCAATGCCGCCACCACTCCCACCTAAAATGCCTCCCCCACCTGAGTTTAAGAAGGCGCCTCTTGATCCGGAAAAGTTGAAGAAAATAGAGAACCTTCGCAGCAGGCCTAGAAAGCGACCAGACTGGAGTGACATGATGAAAGAAGTAGAAgaaggaaaaaaattaaagcacgTTGTTTGTAACGACAG ATCAAGCCCAATTATAACCAAAAGCTCAGTCGTTAAGAACAAAGATCAATTCATCTTTGAATCCGAAAAACCAAACTCGCATAATGCACTATTGAAAGAGATTAATAGCGGCATAAAGCTAAAGAAAGTAAAGACGAATGATAGGAGTAAGCCCAATTTGGAAGGTTTGAGGAAGTTTAGAAGACAAATGACAATTGAAGAACAGGTCCAAAAGTCGATGTCTCAGGCGAATTTAGCAGCATCTCCATCAGGAGTTTCTGTGGcagaa gtCCCTGGtgcagaagaagaagaaatcGATGAAATGGATGATATTGATAAAGTTCGTGACGATCTTCAATCTACAAAGCAGCTGTTAGCTATTGAACTTAG GAACAAGGAAGCACAAGAAAGAGAAAACAAGCGCCTCCTTACTAGGATAACGAATTTGGAAGCAGAATTAGCCAGAGAACGCGCTATTATAAGACAGGAACAACATAAAACGGTCATTTCAGTCACTGATGCATATGATGAGAGGCTTGTAAACAGCCTTAAATCTGAAGTGGATAGAGCGAAAGACACTGCTGATAATTTGGAAAAGCAGTATTTACAAGCCGCAGAAGATAGAGATACAGCGCTAACCGAATTAGAAGAAGTTAAAAGGAGGAATGCGGAACTGGAAAAGAAACTAGAACAAGCCCTAGCG ggtaTAATGCCAACAAACATTGGTTCAAGACGTTCAAGCCACGCCATCAAGCAACTTTCAATTACCAAAGACGATAGTTTCGAAGAAGAGGAGGAATCAGAAGCCGAGGAG GAGGAGAGtgaagaaaagaaacaaaaacgaATGGAAAAGGAAATACGCAACATGAGAAACAAAATAAGGCACTTGAAAGAGAAACAGGACTTAATGAAGAGAGAACGTATGGCATTCAAAATGTCTCTTAAAAATCAACAGGCTGCGCTCAA AGACGAGAAAAAGAAGTATAAAGAATTGAAACGTGAAGTTGACAAGATGGCAGCTATGATGAAGGAGGTTGGTTCTGATGAAGACGAAGATGAAGAAGAGTCcgaggaagaagaagaagaagagaagagtGAAACTGAAGAGGAAACTGAAACAGAGACGGAACAGGACACAGAGAGTGAAACGGAGAGCGAGAGTGAACCTGAG GATGCTCCGTTAccgaaaaagaaagaaaatctgATGACGCGGGTAAAGCGGCACGAGACTAGAGTTAACGCGCTCAAGAAAGGCAATGCTCTTCTGATGGCAAATGTAGACAGGATGCAAGACGATGTACTGAAGCAGAGGGAGGAATCTGTCCAATTGAAGAAGGAATTAGACTCTCTTATTGATGATCTAGAGTAA